The Sorangiineae bacterium MSr11954 DNA segment TTTCGGTAGCGCACGCCCGATTCGTACAGCCATGGCGTCTCCGGATGCTCGCGCAGCCAAGCGACGTTGCTCGTGACGAGCTCGTCGAGCCTCGCCCAGACGTCATCGTGCACGGTGGTCACCAAATCGTGCACGTTGATGGCGAGCTGCTCCAAGATCCCCTTCTTGGTCCATTCATCCATCGTATCCCCCTGGAACAACCGTAACCCCCTGCCACAAATGACTGAGAACAACCCTGATGCCCCGGACGATATCATTCCGGCGGAGAGGGCATTCGCCAAAATGAAACATCGTGCGTTCACCACCCCTTCCCGATGAACCTATGACCTGTGAGAAGAGCCGGATCCACATCCCTTTTTGGATCATGCCGCACGGTACATTGGGACATCGACCCCAACGCTCCGACCCGCGTCCAACGGCAATACTTGCGTCGTCGCGAGCTTCATAAATCCAAAATCCCGAATTTTGAATGCCTCGTTTCAATTGCCCATCCCCTCACTACGGCTCAGGATCCACGGCTGAAACGGCAGCGTCACAAGTGCGCGATCGATGGCGCGCGGTCTGCAGGCGTCCAGTGCACGCGACAGGGTCCAGTGCACGAAAGGAGAGCGATGGAATGACACGAACGACACGAAACGATGCCTGATGCTTTTCTCACCTTGGCTCGAGCCTCTCGCGGAGCCGCGTTTTTCTGTTTGGCATTTCCCACGTTCTTCGCATCTTCTCCTCCACGACTTCGCCTTACTCGAATAAAAATTCGTTCATCTCCGGTTGTCGCGAATCGCGACAATGCTAAAAGGGAGGTGTCCGACGAGTGAGTTTGGCGGCCCAGGTATCCCGCCTTCGGCGTTGAAACACCGGAAACCACTCCAAATGAACGAACGAAATCGTCGCGATCAGACGCTTCCAGATCTGGAATCTTGCATGCGGCTCCGCCAGGAGTCGAATCCCGAGCGCGAAAAGCGGCCCGTCGATTTCGGGCTGCTCGCGCCCGCACGGCGCATCATCGAAGAGCTCTTCGGCCTGGGGGCCGGTGAGCGGTTGTTGCTCGCGTGCGACGAACCGCACGAAGACTTCGGGGATGCATTCGAAGAGATCGCATGGCAGCGCGGCGCAACCGTCGAGCGCGTCCACGCCGATCAGATTTGGGGCCGCCCTTGGAGGCGGTGTCCACGGGACCTGCTCGACCGGCTGCCGGGTGTGCATTGCACGCTGCTCGCGCTGCGCGGGGAGGAGCGCGAGCAGGACGCGCGCGCCGACTTCGTGTCCGCGGCCACGGCGGCGGCCGCGCGCCACATTCAGATGATCGGGGTGAGCCGCCAGGCCCTCCTTGCGACCACGTCGGTGCCGTGCATCCGCATTTTCAAGCTGCTCGAGACGCTCGGCGCGCGCATGAAGCCCACCTCGCGCATCGTGGTCCGATCGGACGCGGGGACGGATCTCGCCATCGAAATGGCGCCGCACCTGCGGTGGTATACGAACGGTATGCTGCTGCCCGGCCAATGGATCACCGTGCCGTACGGCGCGCTGCGGACCACACCCCACCTTGCGACCGGCACCTATGTCGCCGACGCCACCGTGAGCGGAGGCCTCGGCGAATACCGCGCGGGCCTGCTCGGCTTGAACCGGGTGCGGCTCACCATCGACCACGGCCGGGTGCGCTCCGTCGACTCGCGCGACGAGCGCCTCCAGCATCAAATCCAGCGATTTCTAGCTGGCGGGAGCAACCACGACCGGATCGGGGCCATTATCCTCGGCGCCAACGTGGGCCACATCGCCCCCCTGGGCGAGCAGCTCCACGACGAGAACATGCCCGGCCTGCACCTCGCCCTGGGCAACCCCACCCCCGCCAAGAGCGGCGCCCCGTGGATGGCGCACGGCCAGCTCGTTTTTGCCAGCCAAACGTGCGACGTGGACGTCGACGGGCACCCCATCATCCGGCGCGGCCGCTACGTAGAGTTCCTTTGAGCTGGCCCGGCTCGTTCTCATTTCTCATTTCTTATTTGGCACCCCGCGGCCTTTGCGCCTCGGGGATCAAGCGCGCGGACAAGTAGCGGATGTAGCGCTCGCGGGCCTGCGCCGTGGGCAGCTCGCCGGGCGCGAACCGCGCGATTTGCAGCAGGCCCACGTACGCCGAGTAGGCCAAAAGACCGGAGCAGCGCGCATCGGCCGGGGTGAGCCCCATGCCGCGGTAGGTGTCCACCAGGTACTCGAGCCGGCGCGCCGCCACCCGGGTGAGCACGGGGGCGACCAGCGGGTGCTCGGAGGCGGAGAGGACGGCGATTTCCAGGGCGTTGTTCTCCTCGTCGAACACCGTGGAGAGCAGCCGCAAGAGCCGATCGCGCGGCCGCTCCAGCGCGTCGAGCTCCTCGATGACCTGCGAGGTGCAGATCACCTCCCACCGCTGGATCGCGGCCCCGAGCAGCGCATTTCGGTCCTTGAAATGCCAGTAAAAGCTGCCCTTGGTCACCCCGAGCGTGCGCGCCACCCGGTCGATGGTGAGCTCCGCCACGCTGCTCTTGCCGATGGCCCATAGCGCGGCGTCGGCCCAGTCGCGCGGTGTGATCGTGCGGATCTCGGAGCGCGGGGTGGGAGGTTCCAGAGCGATCTTGACGCGGTTCGAGTTGGCCATACCGTCTGGTATGTCCATACCACGGAGTATGGTGGAAAGGTTCGTGCGAAATGAGTGAGTCTTTGGACCGTCTGGTCAGCGCCCGCGCGCGCACATGGACGGTGTGGGCCGGGCGTTCCATGATCGGCATCGGGATCCTTCACGTCCTCTACTTCACCAAGAAGACGTGGCCGTACTGGGCCGGCTGGATGGGAGGGGATCTTCGTGGGTTGGACGTCGCATCGCGCGGCGCGAGCTTCTCGCACGAGGGCTTCTGGGCGTTGCCGGGCGGGTTCACCGCGACCCTCGTCCTTTTGGGCCTCGTGGCCATCCGCATGGCGAAGGCCGGTTTCTCACTACCGGGTTATGTCGGGTGGGGACTGGGAGCTTGGGCTGCCCTTTGCTCCGTCATCTGCGAGCCATCGGGATTTCCGCTCGGGCTCGTTCCCGCCGTGCTGCTCGTCGCCGCACACTCCCGAAATCGGGCCGACGCGACGAACGCGATGCTTCGTTGAGCATGGTTGGTCATTTTCGCGCGCCTACCGCCCGCGGCGATAATACCACTCCACTCGTCCTTTGGTGTTTCGATGTCATCGAGCCTGATAATTAAGCCCCAAAAGCAAAAACGACAGACGATTGCTGCCGGCGCAACGTTGTTCGGTGGTGAACGGTTGGAGCCAAAATGATGACGGGTGACGGGGTGACGGGTGACGGGTGACAGAGCGACGGGGTGACAGAGCGACAGGGTGACAAGCTGACAAGTGACGACTGACAGCTGACAACGGACGGGTGACAGACGACAGATCACGAGTGACAGATGACACACGTTGACACGCCCAAAACGGCCTATCGCGGATGACTCGATTCGACATCGCATTAAACCAGCAGAGCGCTCGGTGCGTGCGCATCGTTAAGTTTGATTGAGGTGAAGATACCACTTCATCGCGCACGTAAAATGATTTACTCCACCAACATGCCCAAAGATCTCCGATCCGCAATCCGTCAGCTCGCCGGGACGTTCGCACAAGGAGTTCTCGACGTCGTGTGCGCCGCGTCGCTCGACGAGATCCGAACCAACGGAGTCGTCTCACCGCGCCCGCACGGCCCTGGTCGGCGTCGGCCCCGTAAACTCGAAGGCGCTCCGCCGCGCCGGTCCGAAAAATCCCGCGCCCCGTCGGACGTCACGGTCAAGCGCATCGTCTTCCTCGTGGGCAACAGTCCAAACGGGGTGCGATCCGAGGAGCTCCGGGCATGGCTCGGGCTCGAACGGGTCGCGTTTCGCGAGGCCGCCGCCAAAGCCGTCGCCGCGAACCTGATCGTCCGCAGAGGCACCAAGCGCACGACGACGTTCCTACCGGTTTGAGCGGACGAGTGAAGTTGCTTAGTGCGTTTGCGACGATGAAATTATGAAGACGCGAGCTCGAAATGTGAAAGCGCTTACTTCAGCTCGCCGATAGAGGTTTCCCTCCCGCCGAAAACCCGAGCTCGGGCGCGTTATCGCGCTGCGGCAGACGGGCACGGCAACTCGTACTTCCTCTGTACAGCTCGAGGAATGTATAATGACGAGTTTTGGGGAGGGGCTTCGATGGGGGATGACAGGATCAGCACCGAAATGGAGGCGCGGCTGGAGGCGGCCTGTGAGCAGCCTACCGTTGCGCTGGCAGACGCCGCCCCAGCTCGAGCGTCCACTGCGGTTGCGACCTCGGCCCATCCCCCCATGTCGGGGCATTTCGGACCCGGCGCCGTCGTCGGGCGCTTCGTGATCGTGCGCGCGCTGGGGCGCGGCGGAATGGGCGCGGTGATGCTCGCTTACGACATGGAGCTCGCACGCGACGTCGCGCTCAAGATCGTGCACACCAAAATAGCGTCGGACGAGGCGCGCCTTCGCATGATGCGCGAGGCCCGCGCCATGGCCCGGCTGTCGCACCCCAATATCGTCGCCATTTACGATGTGGGCACCCACGATGGAAACATCTATTTGGCGATGGAGTACATCGAGGGCGACACCTTGCAAACGTGGCTGAAAACGCCGCGCTCGCGGCGTGAGGTGCTGTCGGTGATGAAGCAGGCCGGCCGCGGGTTGCGGGCGGCGCACGCGGCGGGCATCGTGCATCGCGACTTCAAGCCGGCCAACGTCTTGATCGCAAAAGACGGAAGGGTGTGCGTGCTGGATTTCGGCATTGCGCGCACGGAGAGCCCGTATGGCCCTGGCGCCAGCCTCACCATGCCCACCCCATCGGGGCCGAGCGTGAACGCGCCGGCGGAACCCGATCCGCATCCCTCGGAGGGCATGGCGGTGCCCGCGGCCTCCGTGTCTGTGCCAGTCTTCGAGGACAAGCTGACACAGGAGGGGCACATCGTGGGCACCATGGGCTACGTTGCGCCGGAGATCATCTCCGTAACCGGCGACAAGGTGGACGCGCGCAGCGATGTGTTCAGCTTCTGCGTGACCCTCTGGCGCGCGCTCTATGGTGCGTGCCCGTTTCGGAGCGACTCGCTGGACGCGTACTTGCTGGCCATCCACACCACATCGCTCAAACGGCCGCCCGGCAAGCACGTTCCGGCGTGGCTGCACGACGTCGTCCGCAAAGGGCTGCACCCCGATCCGGCGCAGCGGTTCGCCAGCATGGGCGATCTCCTGCGGGCGCTCGACAAGAACCCGTGGCGCGCGCGGGTGGCCGCATCCGCCGTGGTGATCGCGGTGCTGGCGGTGGTGCTGGGGACGGTCCAGCACCGGCGCGCGCTGCGCATCGCCTGCGAGCACGAGGCGGGGGCCATCGGGACCCAATGGGACCCCGCGCGGCGCGCGCGGGTTCGCAGCACGGTGACGGCGGCCGGCGATCCCGCGGCCGAGGAGCGCGCGGACCGGGTGCTCTTGGCGCTCGATCGGCACGCGCAGGATTGGCAGCGCGAGCAACAATCGTCGTGCGAGGCGACGCGGCTCTTCGCGACGCAGACCTCCGAGGTGCACGAGCGGCGCAGCGCCTGTCTTTCGGCCGCGCGCGAGCAGTTCGACGTGGTCGCGGAGGTGCTCGGCCAGACCGATCCCACCTTCCAGCGCCGCGCCATCGATCTGGTCGGGGCCCTCACCCCGCCGCGCCTGTGCAGCGGCCGCGAGGTCGACAGCACCTACGTCCCGCTCCCGAGCGAGCGCCAGGCCCGCGCGCGTGCGCAAGAAGCCCGCCGCTTGACGGTGCGCTCGCGCGTCTTCGCCGACGCCGGGCGCTGGGACGAGGCGCTCTCCGCCGCGCGCAACGCCAAGGATCTCTCGCACGAGGCCGGGGTGGTGGCCGACGAGGCCGACGCGCTCCTCGCCGAGACCAAGGTGCACACCCTCCGCTTTCACTCGGGGCAAGCGTTCGCGGTGGCGCGCGAGGCCTTCATGCTCGCCGAGCGAAGCGGCGCCGATCGGGTGGCGGGCAGGTCGGCCGCCGAGCTGGCGTTCGTGCTGGGCACGGCGTACACGCGCTTCGAGGAGGCGCGCGGCTGGCTCGATGTCGCGCGGGCCAAGCAGGGGCGCCTCTCGGGCGACGAGGCCCTGGAGCTGCGCATCCTCAATGTCGGCAGCGTGCTCGCGGCGCGCGCCCACGATCCCACGAGCGCGCTGGACGACAATGCGCGGTACATCGAGCGCCTCTCGGCCCGCTTCGGCAATCAATCGCCCGCCGTGTGCATGGCGCGCCACAATCGGGCGCTCATGCTCCTGAACGCCGCGCGCGACATCGCCGGGAGCATCGCGGCCGCGGAGGAGGCCATCGGGTGCTACGCGGTCGCCACCGGCTCGCGCGATCCCTGGCTGGGAAATACCTACGCGGCCTTGGCCGAGGCGCTCACCCGCGCAGGAAGGCTCGACGACGCGCGGGCGGCGGCCCACCGCGGCCTCGAGCTGCGCCTCTCCCAAGGCGAGAACGACGCGGTGCGGGCGGGCTTGCTCGAGCATTTGGCCATCGTCGACGAGCTCGAGGGCCGCTCGTCGGAGGCGGAGGCCAGCGCCCGGCGCGCGCTCTCCATCGCCGAGGATCAGGGGGGGTTCATCGCGGAGAACATCCCGAACATGCTCTTCACCATCGGCGTGGTGCGCCTCGCCCGCGGCGATGCGCTCGACGCGCAGGTGCATTGCACGCGCGGCGTGCGACTCCTGGAGCAGGGGCACTACCTCGCGCCGGATCTGACCTACGAAGGCGACGTGCTCCGGTGCCTGGGGGAGGCGGAGCTCGCGCTGGGCAACGTGGTCATGGCGCGCAAACACTTGGAGCAAAGCATCGCGCTGCCCTTGCGATGGCACGACGACGATCTGCCCCGCGCCCGTTTTGCGCTGGCGCGCGCGCTCGCCGTGGGGCCCAGCCCCGATCGCACCCGCGCAAAACAGCTGGCCGTGCAGGCGCGCGATGACTTGCGCGTCACCGTGCCGTCACGGCCTTGGCTTCAACCGGTGGTCGATCGGATCGAGCGCTGGCTCGTGAGGCCCTGACCGGGCATCGTCCTCACCGTCATCCTTGGCTCGATCACTTGGGGAAGAAGGTCGTCGAGCGCTTCTCGCCGGTCTTTCGGATCAAGTTTGCCGCCACGGCCTTGGCCGCCGCCTGCCGGAACGCGATTTTCTCCAAGTTGAGTCGCGCGCGGAGCTCCTCGGAGCGCAGTCCTTTGGGGCTCTTGCGAACGAGGTACACGATGCGATCGACCGATACGTCGGTCCCCTCTTCCTGACCTTTGGCGGCGCGTCCGCGCTTTGCGCGCGCGGGCGCGGGCGCGGGCTCCACGGAGGTGGCGGCGGCGGCGCCACGGGGGGGGCGGCCCCGGCGCCGTGCGCCGCCGTCGGCATTGTTTCGGATTTCTTCGAGCGAGGAAGCGCGCACGGCGTCGAGAACGCCCTGGGCAAAGGTCTCGGCGAGGTGACGAATGGCGGCTTGGAGATCTTTGGACATGGTAACCCCCGGAGTAGTGCATTTTTCATGTCGGCGTCCATTCAAAGAACGCGCGAATCGTCTCCATTCGACCACCATCAGGTCCGACGTCACGCGGACCAACGCGCGCCCCGCGTTGACCGCCCGCGTTCATTGGACGGGAAGGCGACCGTCTCGAACGATATGTGTGGTTCAAGTGATGAACCGTGAGGCGGGTGTGCCTGCCGCCGTTTTTGGACCGCCCGAGCTCGAAATGTCGACGGCTCACCTCGCTGCGCATGGGGCGGACGCCACGATGCTCCAGGCGGCCCGGTCATCCAACGAGATGCGTGAGCGTCACCCTGAAAGAGTTCGAGCAGCTGGTCCGAGCGACCCTCGACGACGGGCATCTTTCGCGCACCGAGCGAAAAATGCTCGATTTGGCGCTGGGCGGCTCGTCGCTCTCGTGCAACGAGCTCGTCCAGCTTCGCGAGCGGGCCTTCCGGCTGGCCAAAGCGCAAGTCGTCGATCCGCACGCCCGCCGTATGATCGAATGGCTGGAGGAGGTGATGCAGGTGCTATCGCCCGAGAGCCTGCGCCCCAAGCAAAGCGATGCGTTCTTCAGCCCAGGCGACCAATGCATCGGCGCGGTCAGGTCGGCCTTTGCCAATGCCCGGGCCAAAGTCGATGTCTGCGTATTCACCATCACCGATGACCGCATCGCCGAGACCATTCTGGCCGCCCACCGGCGGGGCATCCGCATCCGTATCATCACCGACAACGACAAGGTCTACGACGAGGGCTCTGACATTCCCAGGCTCGCGCGCGCCGGCCTCGCCATTCGCGTCGATCGGAGCGAGTTCCATATGCACCACAAATTTGCTTTGTTCGACGACAGCGCCCTTCTCAACGGCAGCTACAACTGGACCCGCAGCGCCGCCGCCAACAACGACGAAAACCTGGTCCTGACGCACGACGGAACCCTGGTCGAAAAGTTCGCCGCCCAGTTCGAAAAACTTTGGACAAAATTCGCATAGAACGAAGCTCGTCGCCTCGAAATGCGACATAGGACGAAGCTCGCGGGGGTCGCCGCCTCGAAACCATAGGACGAAGCTCGTGGGCGTCCCTGCTTCGAAACCGTTGGGACGAAGCTGGTGGGCTTCGTTCCCTCGAACCGTAGGTTCAGTCACCAAATCCCCGGGAGGGGTAGAGGGGCTCGCAAGTGCCCCTCCCGTGGGGGAGTGCTCAGCCTAAACGCTGGAAATCAGTGCGCGTGATGCTGCTCGGCGAGCAGCCGGTGCGTCTCTTGGATTTCGGCGAACGCCGGCGGCTCCGGCTCAGCGGCAAATGCTTCGGCGTCGAAGGCTGCGCCGGGGGGGCTGGCGGGGCGGCCGCGGGTGAAGAGCCATGTGTTGAAGACGGCCTGCAGCGATTTGCCCGAAACGCGCTCGGAGGTGGCGATGAACTGCTCGATGGTGCCGGTGGAGTACTTCCGCTCCGATTGCCACGTCTTTAGAATGTTGAAGAAGGCCGTGTCGCCCACCGCCACGCGCAGCGCATGAACGGCCAGGCCGCCGCGATCGTAGATGGCGGCGTTGAACTCGTTGCCGGCGCCGGGGTTCGCGACCACCACTTGCCAGAACGAGCTGCTCGCCGGACGCGAATTGTACGTGGAGTTCGCGATTTGCTGCGCGGTGCCGGTGCCGTTGTGCTCCGACCATAGCCACTCGGCGTAGGTGGCGAAGCCCTCGTGCAGCCAGATATTGCGCCATGTGTCGCCGGAGACGTTGTCCCCCCACCATTGGTGCGCGTTCTCGTGGGCGACCACGCTCGTGTTGGCGCGCGATCCGAAGAACGCCGTGCCGTAAACGGGGCGCGTTTGCACCTCGAGGGCGAAGCTGAGGTTCGGCACCACCACCCCGCCGATGGCCGCGAAGGGGTAGGGGCCAAAGACGCTGGACTCGTAGTCGATGATGTCCGGTGTACGATTGAGGCTATTGCGGGCGTTGGTGAGGGTGGCGCCCGTCACGTTCGAAGCGTATGCCGTGATGTAGGGCCTTCCGCCCGCCGTGGCATGATTGACGGTGAACTTGCCGATGGTGACGAACGTCAGATAGGTCGCCGTCGGGTTCACGTTGCGCCAATTCCAGCGCTTGAGACCGCCGGTCTCCACCGCAGAGCCCAGGAACGCACCATTGGAGACCACGGTGGTGCCGTCGTCGGGCACGGCGATCGATACGTCGAAGGTGGCCTTGTCGCGCGGGTGATCGCTGCTCGGGAACCAATAGCGCGCGATGTGCGGCTCGTTCACGGCCAGGGCCCCGTTGGACGTTTTCACCCATGTCGATCCCGACACCCGCGACGGCACGTCGGAATACGTCACTTCCACCGTGAAGGGCTTGCTCGCCGGCAGCTCCGCGGCGGGGGTGACCGTGTATTCGGCGCCGCTTCGGGTGAACCGCGCCGCCGCGCCATTGACGTTGATGGCGCTCACGCTGAGGGCGAAATCCAGATTGAACGCGGTCAGGTCCTGCACCGCCGTGGCTTTGATCGTGGTGGTGCCCGAGAGCTGGTCGCTGCTCGGTCGGTAGGTCAGGCGAAGATCGTAGTGATCGACATCGTAGCCGCCATTTCCATCATTTGGATAATAAGGATCACCGAGGCCGGGCGCGCCAGGACCTCCGGCGGCGATCGCCGAGCCTCCCAGCAAAACGGTCGCAATGCCGAGCATGATCTTCGGAAATCGACGAAGGGAAAGAGAACGCATGATCGAATACCTCCAGTGAGGGGGGTATTTCGTATAGGGTAATTCCGATGCCGAATTAACAAGTTGTGATGTGACAAAGTGATTCAGCTGCGACATTGTGTTCCTACACGCATCGCGCGCGCCAGGTCGATAGACGATCACTTGCGCGTACATGGTGAGTCGGCCGCAAGGTCGGAGGCACCATGGATGTCGGTATGTCGTCGATGCAAACGCCTCCTTGCGGGCGCAGCGATCGGATCGTTTACGCGCGCTCGCGGCGCTACTTCGCGCAGGCCATCGGCATCGTTGTCACGCGCATACTCGAATGCCGGTATGAACGAGCCAGTATGAACGAGGATGTCGAACGATCCGATCGCGCCTGTGTGGCGATCGACCTCGAGGCGATCGCCGAAAGGCTCACGAGCTCCGAGTCGTCGGCGCCTGCCCGCGGGCGCACGGTGGCCTCGACCGTGAATCGGACGGCTCGCGCTCGCTTTCGGGTTCGCGCGCGCCGGCGGGTCCTCGATCGCGCGCGTTGTGCAGCTCGGTACCACGTGGCTCGAGCCTGAAATCCGGAGCGCGTTGTGTCTCGAGGTTCGCCCGAAAGGCTGGAAGTCGAGGTATTGACGAGGGCATGAGTGAATCCTCCGCCGCGCTGACCTACACATCCTACCTCGCGCTCGACGAGATCCTGGGCGCGCAGCGTCCGCGCTCCGACGAGCATGACGAAATGCTGTTCATCGTCATCCACCAGGTCTACGAGCTTTGGTTCAAGCAGATCCTGCACGAGCTCGGGCACTTGCAGGGCCGGTTGGAAGAGGGGAACGGCGCCCACGCGCTGCACACCTTGAATCGCGTGCTTACGATCCTCAAAGTCGTCGTCTCGCAGATCGACGTGCTGGAGACGATGACCCCGCGGCAGTTCACCAGCTTCCGCGCGCGCCTCGAGGCCTCGAGCGGCTTTCAGTCGGGCCAGTTCCGCGTGCTCGAGGTGACCCTCGGCCGCCGCGATCGCGGGGCGTACGAGCACTACCCCGAGGGCAACCCCTGGCGCGCGCAAATCCTGGCCGCCGTCGCCCGCCCGTCCCTGTTCGACTCCTTCCTCCGTTACCTCGCGGGCCGCGGCTACGCGGTGCCGCGCGAAAAGTTGGAGCGCGACGTGCGCCTCCCCAGCGAGCCCTCGGAGGCCGTGCAGCGCGTCCTCGTCCAGGTCTACCACGACGACGGCGAGGCCTCGCAAATCGCCGAGCGCCTGGTGGACGTGGACGAGGGGCTGCAGGAGTGGCGCTACCGCCACGTGAAGATGGTGGAGCGGACGATCGGGCGCAAGCCCGGCACCGGAGGCTCGCTCGGCGCCGAGTACTTGCGCAGTACGCTCTTCAACCCGATCTTTCCCGATTTGTGGGCGGTGCGCGGCGAGCTTTGATTCACCGCCCGAGCGGGATCACCGATTGCAACTTGCCGCCCGGCGACAGCTCGGGCGGTTCGG contains these protein-coding regions:
- a CDS encoding DUF6463 family protein; the protein is MSESLDRLVSARARTWTVWAGRSMIGIGILHVLYFTKKTWPYWAGWMGGDLRGLDVASRGASFSHEGFWALPGGFTATLVLLGLVAIRMAKAGFSLPGYVGWGLGAWAALCSVICEPSGFPLGLVPAVLLVAAHSRNRADATNAMLR
- a CDS encoding TetR/AcrR family transcriptional regulator — its product is MANSNRVKIALEPPTPRSEIRTITPRDWADAALWAIGKSSVAELTIDRVARTLGVTKGSFYWHFKDRNALLGAAIQRWEVICTSQVIEELDALERPRDRLLRLLSTVFDEENNALEIAVLSASEHPLVAPVLTRVAARRLEYLVDTYRGMGLTPADARCSGLLAYSAYVGLLQIARFAPGELPTAQARERYIRYLSARLIPEAQRPRGAK
- a CDS encoding phospholipase D-like domain-containing protein, whose amino-acid sequence is MLDLALGGSSLSCNELVQLRERAFRLAKAQVVDPHARRMIEWLEEVMQVLSPESLRPKQSDAFFSPGDQCIGAVRSAFANARAKVDVCVFTITDDRIAETILAAHRRGIRIRIITDNDKVYDEGSDIPRLARAGLAIRVDRSEFHMHHKFALFDDSALLNGSYNWTRSAAANNDENLVLTHDGTLVEKFAAQFEKLWTKFA
- a CDS encoding tryptophan 2,3-dioxygenase family protein, with the protein product MSESSAALTYTSYLALDEILGAQRPRSDEHDEMLFIVIHQVYELWFKQILHELGHLQGRLEEGNGAHALHTLNRVLTILKVVVSQIDVLETMTPRQFTSFRARLEASSGFQSGQFRVLEVTLGRRDRGAYEHYPEGNPWRAQILAAVARPSLFDSFLRYLAGRGYAVPREKLERDVRLPSEPSEAVQRVLVQVYHDDGEASQIAERLVDVDEGLQEWRYRHVKMVERTIGRKPGTGGSLGAEYLRSTLFNPIFPDLWAVRGEL
- a CDS encoding serine/threonine-protein kinase — protein: MSGHFGPGAVVGRFVIVRALGRGGMGAVMLAYDMELARDVALKIVHTKIASDEARLRMMREARAMARLSHPNIVAIYDVGTHDGNIYLAMEYIEGDTLQTWLKTPRSRREVLSVMKQAGRGLRAAHAAGIVHRDFKPANVLIAKDGRVCVLDFGIARTESPYGPGASLTMPTPSGPSVNAPAEPDPHPSEGMAVPAASVSVPVFEDKLTQEGHIVGTMGYVAPEIISVTGDKVDARSDVFSFCVTLWRALYGACPFRSDSLDAYLLAIHTTSLKRPPGKHVPAWLHDVVRKGLHPDPAQRFASMGDLLRALDKNPWRARVAASAVVIAVLAVVLGTVQHRRALRIACEHEAGAIGTQWDPARRARVRSTVTAAGDPAAEERADRVLLALDRHAQDWQREQQSSCEATRLFATQTSEVHERRSACLSAAREQFDVVAEVLGQTDPTFQRRAIDLVGALTPPRLCSGREVDSTYVPLPSERQARARAQEARRLTVRSRVFADAGRWDEALSAARNAKDLSHEAGVVADEADALLAETKVHTLRFHSGQAFAVAREAFMLAERSGADRVAGRSAAELAFVLGTAYTRFEEARGWLDVARAKQGRLSGDEALELRILNVGSVLAARAHDPTSALDDNARYIERLSARFGNQSPAVCMARHNRALMLLNAARDIAGSIAAAEEAIGCYAVATGSRDPWLGNTYAALAEALTRAGRLDDARAAAHRGLELRLSQGENDAVRAGLLEHLAIVDELEGRSSEAEASARRALSIAEDQGGFIAENIPNMLFTIGVVRLARGDALDAQVHCTRGVRLLEQGHYLAPDLTYEGDVLRCLGEAELALGNVVMARKHLEQSIALPLRWHDDDLPRARFALARALAVGPSPDRTRAKQLAVQARDDLRVTVPSRPWLQPVVDRIERWLVRP
- a CDS encoding M1 family metallopeptidase encodes the protein MRSLSLRRFPKIMLGIATVLLGGSAIAAGGPGAPGLGDPYYPNDGNGGYDVDHYDLRLTYRPSSDQLSGTTTIKATAVQDLTAFNLDFALSVSAINVNGAAARFTRSGAEYTVTPAAELPASKPFTVEVTYSDVPSRVSGSTWVKTSNGALAVNEPHIARYWFPSSDHPRDKATFDVSIAVPDDGTTVVSNGAFLGSAVETGGLKRWNWRNVNPTATYLTFVTIGKFTVNHATAGGRPYITAYASNVTGATLTNARNSLNRTPDIIDYESSVFGPYPFAAIGGVVVPNLSFALEVQTRPVYGTAFFGSRANTSVVAHENAHQWWGDNVSGDTWRNIWLHEGFATYAEWLWSEHNGTGTAQQIANSTYNSRPASSSFWQVVVANPGAGNEFNAAIYDRGGLAVHALRVAVGDTAFFNILKTWQSERKYSTGTIEQFIATSERVSGKSLQAVFNTWLFTRGRPASPPGAAFDAEAFAAEPEPPAFAEIQETHRLLAEQHHAH